The Planctellipticum variicoloris DNA window CGGATGGTCCGAGGATTGGAGGTCCACGAGGCCTGGTCAAATGGTTGAACGAGAACCGGGGCTGGCGGCGATACTTCTGGCCGGCGGGCAAAGTCGCCGGATGGGACAGCCGAAGGCATGGCTCCCGATTGATGGAGAAACCTTCCTGCAGCGGATTGCCCGGACGATCTGCCAGGTTGCCGGCGAACTGGTGGTGGTCGCGGCGGACGGGCAGGACTTGCCCGTTCTGCCGGACGGGGTGCTTGTCGTGCGCGACGCGGTCGCAGGAGCGGGGCCGCTGGCGGGGCTCGAGACCGGCTGGCGCGCCCTGCGGGCGCAGCCGAGGCGAGTTTTCCTCAGCGGCTGTGATACGCCGTTCCTGAAGCCGGAATTCGTTCGCGTCGTGTCCCGATTCTGCGGCGAACGGGAGGCTGCGGTTCCGGTGATCGATGGCCGCCGTCATCCGCTGGCCGCGTGCTATGCGTTCGGCGTGTTGCCGCGGCTTTCAGCCCTGGTGGCGACGGGCGAACGGAGAATGCAGGCGTTTCTGGAGCGGCTGTCGATGTACGAATTACATGCTGAGGAATTCAGCAGCGTCGATCCACGGCTGCTGTCGCTGGTTAATATCAATACGCCTGAGGATTGGGCAGTCTGGCGAGACGCGACGGCGTCCGCGGTCCGTGACGGCTGAGTCGTGCAGTCCACCTCCGCCAATCTCAGGCATTACGTGACCGGTTTGGTTGGCGCGAGTTTGACGAGAGTGACTTCGTTGCCGCGGCTGCTGTACTCGACCCGGTCCATGAACGTCCGGATGAGCAGCACGCCTCGACCGCCGATGTCGGCAATATGCTCAGGCGTCCGCGGATCGGGAAGTTTCGCCGGATCGAACCCCGGGCCTTCGTCCCGGATGACAAACCGGACTTCATCGCGAGAAATGGCGGATCGGACGTCGACGGTCCGACGGGAGTACGGGGGGAGATTGCGCCGCCGCTCCGATTCCTCATGCCAGCGGGTTCCGTCGCCGCTCCGCAACGCGGAACTGAGTTCAAGGTTGCCGTGGTAGACCGCGTTCTCCAGGGTTTCGGTCAGTGCGACGCAGATTCTGAGGCGTGTCCGGTCATCGGCAAACTCCAGGAGCTGCAGGGTTTCCTGGAAGTGACACACGAGAGCGGGAATGAGTGCCGGTGAATTGTCGATTACGAATCGGTCCGACGTTTCCCTCCAACAGGCCATCAGATGGCGATGCCGTCGCGCGGCACGCGACAGGCCGAGCAGCTTCTGGATCGTGCGCTGAAAATCTCTCGACAGACGTCGCTTCGGGATGTAGCTGGTTGCTCCGCGCAGCAACGCCTCGGTCGCCAGATCTTCGTTTCCCTGATCGGTCATCAGGACCGAAGGGATTCGCGGGAATCTGCGGCTGATTTCTTCGACGAGCTCCAGGCCGTCAGACTCCGGAAGCCTGTAGGCCGTCAGGATCAGATCCGGCGGGACATCCTCCAGTTGCGTCAGGGCCGAACTGGCGTCCGTGACAACCAGCGCCTCGTGCCCGAGGCACTCCAGCGTCGGCAGGATCAATTCGGTGACTGCAGAATCAGGTTCGACGACCAGGATTCGCGACATGCTTGTGCTCCTTCACAGTCCGTTGTTGTCGCCCGTTGCTCCTTCGGACGATTCAGTCGCCGACGACCCCGCGCCAACTTTTTTGCGCCTGCCAGCGGAGCCAGTGATCGACCAGCACGATGGCAACCATCGCCTCTGCCATGGGGATGAATCGCGGCAGCAGGCAGGGGTCGTGCCGTCCCTTCGTCTGGATTGTCGCCGGCTCGCCTTCACGCGTAACGGTCGGCTGCTGCTGAGGCAGACTGCTCGTCGGCTTGACGGCGGCCCGGAGCACGATGGGC harbors:
- the mobA gene encoding molybdenum cofactor guanylyltransferase; this translates as MVEREPGLAAILLAGGQSRRMGQPKAWLPIDGETFLQRIARTICQVAGELVVVAADGQDLPVLPDGVLVVRDAVAGAGPLAGLETGWRALRAQPRRVFLSGCDTPFLKPEFVRVVSRFCGEREAAVPVIDGRRHPLAACYAFGVLPRLSALVATGERRMQAFLERLSMYELHAEEFSSVDPRLLSLVNINTPEDWAVWRDATASAVRDG
- a CDS encoding ATP-binding protein, which encodes MSRILVVEPDSAVTELILPTLECLGHEALVVTDASSALTQLEDVPPDLILTAYRLPESDGLELVEEISRRFPRIPSVLMTDQGNEDLATEALLRGATSYIPKRRLSRDFQRTIQKLLGLSRAARRHRHLMACWRETSDRFVIDNSPALIPALVCHFQETLQLLEFADDRTRLRICVALTETLENAVYHGNLELSSALRSGDGTRWHEESERRRNLPPYSRRTVDVRSAISRDEVRFVIRDEGPGFDPAKLPDPRTPEHIADIGGRGVLLIRTFMDRVEYSSRGNEVTLVKLAPTKPVT